The genome window AATTCCAGTTTCTACAAAACAAAGATATCAAGTCAGATTTTACATTCTCGTATGTCATCATATATTGTAGCAATGTTTTCACCTTTCTAGCTTCCACATCCATAGAACTACTCTCAACCAGCCGAATGTCAGTGTTATGTTCCAATGTTAATATCTGCATATTACATTGATCATCCTTAGTATTGCATTCATTTGTATTAGAGCCCATTAAAATTTCCTGTGAAATAAAACAAAGTCCAGTGAGGACACAAATTTTATAGTGCAGTATATGTAATACATTATAAAGATCTGTTCCATACCTCGTTCCCATCATCTAATTTGCGTAAGTTGTCTATAGCCATTTCTTCTGTTTCATACGCTTCGACCTATATCATCATTACAATCATGGATCATATTCGACAAGTAATTATGCAAAATTCATAACATCACGAGGTGCGTACCTGGATGTCATCGCAAACACTTGTGCCACAACTCTCACCAGTACCTATATCAGGCTCCACACGCATCAATAACCCTAATAATTCGTCCATCATCTCTAGGGCTTTATCATTCCCAGCTTTAGACATACTCGCATGGTGTACTACTTTCATTGCTtttttaagcaacatcttctgtctatATGATCTAGTTTCTCCATCTTTTCCTTTCAAATTCCTATCGTCTCTTGAAAAAGCCACATCTTGATGCGCGGAGTATGTGTATCGTTGCAAAATATACTCACTTGGGATCCTTTCAATTTGTAGATGCATGAAAGCGCGTACAAGATGAACACAAAATAGACCTATAATTGATTAAACATACATTATGTCATATATTAATCGTAAACAGCTATGTATTCGTAATAATTTATAATTTTTTATAGTATAACATACCTGTATGCTCCCAATGCTTGCACTCACATGAATACTTTCCGGCATCCACATCAGCCCTTATCTTGAATTGGTGTTGACCCCAAACAATTTTATTTGATCTTGTAGTATGTTTCACCACCCAATCATGTTCCTCACCCTCTGTATCACAGTCTATTCGGTATGCAGTTGCATATTTTACTGTCTCCTGAAACCTTGTCATCACAGCTCTAGTGTATGCCCTTGCAACTCTTATTTCAAACATATACAATGTAGTTGTATCCTTTTGACCCTGCAAATTACACAATATAGTATTAATACTGTTTTGGTTTTAATAGCATAAAACATATGTTTATTAATTTTTTTCACTTACCATGCATCCTAGTGCCTCTTTGGCCTCTTTCATCTTCCTACTATGCAGGAGCTTCATCATTTGCTTTGCAAATTGATGAAGCGGTGTGTTTGCATCCACGTGGGCACTCTTCACCAACTTGTTCATGCTCTCGCTTCGTTGTGTAGAGACCATAAGACCACAATAATCTCCTTTGAAAAATGCAGGTACCCAATCTTTGCGTATTTCATATAATCTGGCAAGGGTGTTGTTCTCGTGTAGG of Zea mays cultivar B73 chromosome 8, Zm-B73-REFERENCE-NAM-5.0, whole genome shotgun sequence contains these proteins:
- the LOC103637495 gene encoding protein FAR1-RELATED SEQUENCE 2-like; the encoded protein is MVSTQRSESMNKLVKSAHVDANTPLHQFAKQMMKLLHSRKMKEAKEALGCMGQKDTTTLYMFEIRVARAYTRAVMTRFQETVKYATAYRIDCDTEGEEHDWVVKHTTRSNKIVWGQHQFKIRADVDAGKYSCECKHWEHTGLFCVHLVRAFMHLQIERIPSEYILQRYTYSAHQDVAFSRDDRNLKGKDGETRSYRQKMLLKKAMKVVHHASMSKAGNDKALEMMDELLGLLMRVEPDIGTGESCGTSVCDDIQVEAYETEEMAIDNLRKLDDGNEEILMGSNTNECNTKDDQCNMQILTLEHNTDIRLVESSSMDVEARKKLEFHMEGVNLTRPDKAKPKGRTIKSSEQQVLKLGAKGAKKMSRKCQKCGIADGHNSRTCLNVEDNRVRLANLSGRKRGRPPGSRNKLIAAAPQWNETSTSKKRTVDVGDDDSSGRE